One window from the genome of Natronomonas pharaonis DSM 2160 encodes:
- a CDS encoding PAS domain-containing sensor histidine kinase — protein MDAETLASLLDHSQAKIVVIDEAGTYQYANDAVSRLLGYDPDAFVGLNTFECMHPDDRPEMEARFESLRSAPEGASETVEYRHRSADGGWVWLETRLSNRKLPDFDGYVASSHDISERKRAERQRNELRTRLEELTANTNDVLWTVSADWDEMLFVNDAYEDIWGQPTAEVRENPERFLDGIRPKDRSKARDGMERLAGGESVEMEYWVDPSVSFRRRVWVRAEPIFEDGDVVRIVGTARDVTDRYRRQRQLRVLDDLLRHNIRNTMNIVLGHAELIQRGAHPDAPSGMGTVIDSATDLLNTAEKGREVVEVLSGANETVTVDIADCVSTAVENARERYPEVPIKLRQPSTAVAEAIPKINQAVAELLENAIQHADGAAEVTAVVECQGERITINIIDNGPPIPENEIRPLFTEADLSAINHGTGLGLWLVYWVADLSDGELTFGRRADGEGNVVTLSLPQAER, from the coding sequence ATGGACGCAGAGACCCTGGCGTCGCTGCTCGACCACAGTCAGGCAAAAATTGTCGTTATCGACGAGGCAGGGACCTATCAGTACGCCAACGACGCGGTGTCGCGGCTGCTGGGGTACGACCCCGATGCGTTCGTCGGCCTGAACACCTTCGAGTGCATGCACCCCGACGACCGGCCGGAGATGGAGGCGCGCTTTGAGTCACTCCGTTCGGCTCCTGAAGGCGCGTCCGAGACAGTCGAGTACCGTCATCGGAGCGCTGATGGTGGGTGGGTGTGGCTCGAAACACGCCTGTCGAACCGGAAGCTGCCGGATTTCGACGGCTACGTCGCCAGCTCCCACGACATCTCCGAGCGGAAGCGCGCCGAGCGACAGCGTAACGAACTCCGGACGCGGCTGGAGGAGTTGACCGCCAACACGAACGACGTGCTCTGGACGGTCTCGGCTGACTGGGACGAGATGCTGTTTGTCAACGATGCCTACGAGGACATCTGGGGGCAACCAACGGCGGAGGTTCGAGAAAACCCCGAGCGGTTCCTCGATGGCATCCGTCCCAAGGACAGGTCGAAGGCCCGGGATGGGATGGAGCGCCTCGCCGGCGGCGAGTCGGTCGAGATGGAGTACTGGGTCGACCCGAGTGTCTCGTTCCGTCGTCGCGTCTGGGTTCGCGCCGAACCCATCTTTGAGGACGGTGATGTTGTCCGGATTGTCGGGACGGCACGGGACGTGACAGACCGCTATCGCCGCCAGCGGCAGCTTCGGGTGCTTGACGATTTACTCCGACACAACATCCGGAACACGATGAACATCGTACTCGGCCACGCGGAACTCATCCAGAGAGGGGCACACCCGGACGCCCCATCCGGCATGGGAACAGTCATCGATTCTGCGACGGACCTCCTGAACACCGCCGAGAAAGGACGCGAGGTCGTTGAGGTCCTCTCGGGGGCCAACGAAACGGTGACTGTCGACATTGCTGATTGCGTGTCAACGGCGGTCGAAAACGCGCGGGAACGCTATCCGGAGGTTCCTATCAAGTTGCGACAGCCGTCAACTGCCGTTGCTGAGGCCATCCCCAAAATCAACCAAGCGGTTGCGGAGCTGCTAGAAAACGCCATCCAGCACGCCGACGGTGCCGCGGAGGTGACGGCTGTCGTTGAGTGTCAGGGGGAAAGAATCACCATCAACATCATCGACAACGGACCACCGATACCCGAAAACGAAATCCGACCGCTGTTTACCGAGGCTGACCTCTCGGCTATTAACCACGGAACCGGGCTCGGGCTGTGGCTGGTGTATTGGGTCGCCGACCTCTCTGACGGGGAGCTCACATTCGGCCGGCGCGCTGACGGCGAGGGGAACGTCGTTACGCTATCGTTGCCACAGGCCGAACGCTAG
- the mptA gene encoding GTP cyclohydrolase MptA translates to MSQQLPDVQASSPDVSVGLSRVGVTGVEKLVKLHRPNDRPIVLMAEFDVFVDLPSWRKGADMSRNMEVVDEMLEEAVSEPALSVEDVCGDVAERLIEKHDYTTQAEVRMEAEYMIREETPATDRPTQATADIIASATADEDGNTREEIGCHVVGMTVCPCSQGMSESRARDVLEGLDVDRDTIDAFLEEVPQPGHSQRGHATLTVETSGDPDVDLRTLIDIARDSMSARIYNLAKRPDEDHMTFESHSDAKFVEDCVRSMANGLLEEYPDLPDDTIVRMEQSNDESIHQHNAHAERVAEFGQLRREVRD, encoded by the coding sequence ATGAGCCAACAGCTGCCGGACGTACAGGCGTCGAGCCCGGACGTGAGCGTCGGGCTTTCCCGTGTCGGCGTCACCGGCGTCGAAAAGCTCGTCAAACTCCACCGCCCGAACGACCGCCCCATCGTGCTGATGGCCGAGTTCGATGTCTTCGTCGACCTCCCGAGCTGGCGGAAGGGGGCCGACATGAGCCGGAACATGGAAGTTGTCGACGAAATGCTCGAAGAGGCTGTCTCCGAGCCCGCCCTTAGCGTCGAGGATGTCTGTGGCGATGTCGCCGAGCGACTCATCGAGAAACACGACTACACGACACAGGCCGAGGTCCGCATGGAGGCCGAGTATATGATTCGCGAGGAGACGCCGGCGACCGACCGACCGACGCAGGCGACCGCCGACATCATCGCCTCGGCGACCGCCGACGAGGACGGCAACACCCGCGAAGAAATCGGCTGCCACGTCGTCGGCATGACGGTCTGTCCCTGTTCACAGGGGATGAGCGAATCCCGCGCCCGTGATGTCCTCGAAGGACTCGATGTCGACCGCGACACCATTGACGCCTTCCTCGAGGAGGTCCCTCAGCCCGGCCACTCCCAGCGCGGCCACGCCACGCTGACAGTCGAGACCAGCGGCGACCCCGATGTCGACCTGCGGACGCTTATCGACATTGCCCGCGACTCGATGAGCGCCCGCATCTACAATCTCGCAAAGCGCCCCGACGAAGACCATATGACCTTCGAGAGCCACAGCGACGCGAAGTTCGTCGAAGACTGCGTTCGCTCGATGGCAAACGGGCTTCTTGAGGAGTACCCCGACCTTCCGGATGACACAATCGTCCGGATGGAACAATCCAACGACGAATCGATTCACCAGCACAACGCCCACGCCGAGCGCGTCGCCGAGTTCGGGCAGCTTCGCCGGGAAGTCCGCGACTAG
- a CDS encoding NAD(+)/NADH kinase, whose product MELGIVAKRETPRAVELADRIRRHVDVPVTLDNLTADELDANGTDVTSLSACDLVVSIGGDGTFLFAAREVSPTPVLGVNLGEVGFLNAVSPEECVETVAGVVERMQAGDAELQELPQLQATGPGLSLPAAVNEVAVLGPQRGRDNGLDIDVRVNGEGYSSGRADGVLVSTPTGSTAYNLSEGGPIVHPDVSAFVVTEMCAESSMPSLAVPTDRTITVHVDGADHAVVAADGRTRSQVAPPAEITLAVAADPVRIAGPKLEFFTALDKLD is encoded by the coding sequence ATGGAGTTGGGCATCGTTGCCAAGCGGGAGACGCCGCGTGCCGTCGAGCTCGCCGACCGCATCCGACGACACGTCGACGTTCCCGTTACGCTCGACAATCTCACGGCCGACGAACTCGACGCGAATGGGACCGATGTCACGTCGCTTTCGGCCTGTGACTTGGTTGTCTCTATTGGAGGCGACGGCACGTTCCTGTTTGCCGCGCGCGAGGTGTCACCGACCCCCGTCCTCGGCGTTAACCTCGGCGAGGTCGGCTTTCTGAACGCCGTTTCCCCGGAGGAGTGTGTCGAAACCGTCGCTGGCGTCGTCGAACGGATGCAGGCGGGCGACGCGGAGCTACAGGAGCTACCACAGCTGCAGGCAACCGGCCCCGGACTGTCCCTACCGGCCGCAGTCAACGAGGTCGCGGTACTGGGGCCACAGCGCGGCCGCGACAACGGTCTTGACATCGACGTTCGCGTCAATGGCGAGGGCTACTCGTCGGGCCGCGCCGACGGCGTACTCGTCTCGACGCCGACCGGCTCGACAGCGTACAACCTCAGTGAGGGCGGTCCTATCGTCCATCCCGATGTGTCCGCCTTCGTGGTCACCGAGATGTGCGCCGAGTCGTCGATGCCGTCGCTTGCGGTCCCGACAGACCGGACTATCACCGTCCATGTCGACGGGGCTGACCACGCCGTCGTCGCCGCCGACGGCCGGACGCGTTCACAGGTTGCGCCGCCCGCCGAAATAACGCTTGCAGTCGCCGCTGACCCGGTCCGTATCGCCGGACCGAAACTCGAATTCTTTACGGCGCTCGACAAGCTCGATTGA
- a CDS encoding KaiC domain-containing protein, translating to MEAVNCRYARAERGWTMSDDDWFEQDTEDSPDDGPSTDDFESAFDGEIGGDGPSTDDFESAFDAGSGGSEEFDEEFDSDIPRIDLGINGLDNMIQGGVPERSLMVVMGSAGTGKTTFGLQFLNEGIENGERGVYITLEETKDAVRRAATEKGWPFDEYMAENKLAVVDLDPIEMANSLTSIRGDLPRLIDAFGAERLVLDSVSLLEMMYDEQSARRTEVFDFTKALKSAGISTMVTSEVSDTDSYTSKYGIIEYLTDAVFVLQYVRSDFKETRLAVEIQKIRNANHSRETKPYEITSDGISVYQQASIF from the coding sequence ATGGAGGCCGTTAACTGTCGGTATGCGCGAGCCGAGCGCGGGTGGACAATGAGCGACGACGACTGGTTCGAGCAGGACACCGAGGATAGCCCCGACGATGGTCCAAGCACCGACGACTTCGAGAGCGCCTTCGACGGCGAAATCGGGGGCGACGGGCCAAGCACCGATGACTTCGAAAGTGCCTTCGATGCCGGGAGCGGCGGCAGCGAGGAGTTCGACGAGGAGTTTGATTCCGACATCCCCCGCATCGACCTCGGCATCAACGGCCTCGACAACATGATTCAGGGCGGCGTTCCCGAGCGGTCGCTGATGGTCGTGATGGGCTCTGCCGGGACCGGGAAGACGACGTTCGGGCTGCAGTTCCTCAACGAGGGCATCGAAAACGGCGAACGCGGCGTCTACATCACACTTGAGGAGACAAAAGACGCCGTCCGCAGAGCCGCCACCGAGAAGGGCTGGCCGTTCGACGAGTACATGGCCGAGAACAAGCTCGCTGTCGTTGACCTCGACCCCATCGAGATGGCGAACAGCCTCACGTCCATTCGCGGAGACCTGCCGCGGCTTATCGACGCCTTCGGGGCCGAGCGACTGGTTCTCGACTCGGTGTCGTTGCTGGAGATGATGTACGACGAGCAGTCGGCCCGCCGGACAGAGGTCTTTGATTTCACGAAAGCGCTGAAGTCTGCCGGCATTAGCACAATGGTCACAAGCGAGGTCAGCGACACCGACTCCTACACCTCGAAATACGGCATCATCGAGTATCTGACGGACGCCGTCTTCGTCCTCCAATACGTTCGTTCCGACTTCAAGGAAACCAGACTGGCCGTCGAGATACAGAAGATACGGAACGCCAACCACTCCCGGGAGACAAAGCCCTACGAGATTACCAGCGACGGCATCTCCGTCTACCAGCAGGCGAGCATCTTCTGA